Below is a genomic region from Pirellulales bacterium.
TCCGCAGAATGGAGATATAATTTTTTCGGTGGCTCGGCACCGCGCGATTTCGGCGGTCGAAAAAGTCGAACGCCCAAACGTCGCACGGCGCATCCGAGCATCGTACGTCGATGCCGTCGTCTGGCTGGCGGCTCAACTTGCGGATGCGCTGAAATATGCCCATTCTCGCGGTGTCTTACACCGCGACTTGAAACCTTCCAACGTACTTTTGGCTCCCGATGGACGGCCAAAGTTGCTCGATTTCAACCTGTCGTGGGACACCGAGCTGTCCAGCGCTCAACTGGGCGGAACGGTGCCCTATATGTCGCCCGAGCAGGTGAAATCTGTATTGCTCGGTGCAGTCACCGACCGCCGCGGCGGCATCGACCAACGCTCCGATTTGTTTTCGCTAGGCGTGGTTCTGTACGAGCTGCTGACGGGAACTACGCCGTTCGGCAACGTGGATGAGCTTGGCCACGAACGAGAAGATGCAGAGGTATTGTTGAAGCGGCAAAAACGCGGGCCGGTTCCACTGGAGGAGCTAAATCCCGATGTCGATCCCTCGCTCGGCGAAATCGTGGCCTCGTGCTTGGAGTTCGATCCCGCCGATCGCCCGCAATCGGCGACGGAATTGGAAGCGGCTCTCATGCGCTATCAACGTCCGGTGTCACGACTATGGCGTTTGATGCGCCGGCGAAAATGGATGATTTGGAGTATTTCGCTCGCAACCGTCTTGGCCGTCGCGGTAGCCGGCGCATGGCTCGCAAACCGGCCGCCAACGGACGTTCGTGCGTCTCGCGCTGGTTTTGAATGTTATGAGCTTGCCGATTGGAAAGGGGCGACGGAATATTGGACCAAGGCCATCGAAGCGGATGGTTCGCGGGCGGAATTGCTGTTTGCTCGGGCGATGGCCAATCTTCAACGGGGAGAGTATCTATCGGCCGACGCCGATTTGCGATTGGTGTTGACCTTGTCGAACTCCGGCGCGATTCGTGCCGCTTTGGCGTATTGCAGCGCCTATCTTGGAAAAGTTCCCAGCGGGATCGGCTGGTCCAAAGAATCGATCAAGAAAGGATTCAAGAATGCGGCGGTGTATAACAATTTAGGCTACTTCAATCTATTGCGTGGAATGCCAAAGGAAGCGGTCGAAAACCTCAACCAAGCGATAGCGCTCGATTCGCAAATTGCGGTCGCATATCACAATCGAGCGCTTGCAAGACTTCCATTGGTAGGCCGCGATCGCACTCTCTTGCCAGCGATCGTCCAAGACATCGAAACGGCGTTGAAATTGGCTCCCGACCAATGGCCGATCCAGCGCGACGCGGCGCGAATCTTTGCCCAGTTTGCAAGGCAGTACCCAGATCATCGCCAGAAAGTAATGCGATGTTTGAGCAAGCTGGTTGAACACGGCGGCAGCTTGCTTGACATTCGCGCGGAACCCTGTTTTGACAGCGTTCG
It encodes:
- a CDS encoding protein kinase; this translates as MNSQGRQVGSELGCKDNHTAFLLVTQAISTWRGGSSPDALAFLQAHPQLAEQKSLVLDLAYEEYCLRKEHGESVTPSRFCDKFPDLRRSLTRLLDVHEYLDHHPEFTPLEEKTKWPQPGDDFSGFEIERKIGSGAFARVYVAHDPSLGYRPVTLKVSRAGASEAMTLGRLTHEGIVPVNSVKEDTETGLAVICMPYQGEATLVDLLEAGFTGGGRPQNGDIIFSVARHRAISAVEKVERPNVARRIRASYVDAVVWLAAQLADALKYAHSRGVLHRDLKPSNVLLAPDGRPKLLDFNLSWDTELSSAQLGGTVPYMSPEQVKSVLLGAVTDRRGGIDQRSDLFSLGVVLYELLTGTTPFGNVDELGHEREDAEVLLKRQKRGPVPLEELNPDVDPSLGEIVASCLEFDPADRPQSATELEAALMRYQRPVSRLWRLMRRRKWMIWSISLATVLAVAVAGAWLANRPPTDVRASRAGFECYELADWKGATEYWTKAIEADGSRAELLFARAMANLQRGEYLSADADLRLVLTLSNSGAIRAALAYCSAYLGKVPSGIGWSKESIKKGFKNAAVYNNLGYFNLLRGMPKEAVENLNQAIALDSQIAVAYHNRALARLPLVGRDRTLLPAIVQDIETALKLAPDQWPIQRDAARIFAQFARQYPDHRQKVMRCLSKLVEHGGSLLDIRAEPCFDSVRGLPEFAELSELSQPAHAIEPPRVVLPCSDARLP